In Kryptolebias marmoratus isolate JLee-2015 linkage group LG20, ASM164957v2, whole genome shotgun sequence, a genomic segment contains:
- the sept2 gene encoding septin-2 isoform X1 produces the protein MSQADKMKQGQLTNPETPGYVGFANLPNQVHRKSVKKGFEFTLMVVGESGLGKSTLINSLFLTDLYPERVIPGAAEKIERTVQIEASTVEIEERGVKLRLTVVDTPGYGDAINSQDCFSTIISYIDDQFERYLHDESGLNRRHIVDNRVHCCFYFISPLGHGLKPLDVQFMKAIHNKVNVVPVIAKADTLTLRERERLKRRILDEIDEHGIKIYHLPDAESDEDEDFKEQTRILKASIPFAVVGSNQQIEAKGKKVRGRLYPWGVVEVENPEHNDFLKLRTMLITHMQDLQEVTQDLHYENFRSERLKRGGRLSSHGYILPLSPAKGPEPEEMDKDMILQEKEAELRRMQEMIAKMQAQMQNREGDGDV, from the exons CAGGGACAGCTAACCAACCCTGAGACCCCAGGCTATGTTGGATTTGCCAACCTTCCAAATCAGGTTCATCGCAAGTCTGTGAAGAAAGGTTTTGAGTTCACCCTCATGGTTGTCG GCGAGTCTGGACTTGGAAAATCCACTTTGATCAACAGCCTCTTCCTGACTGACCTTTACCCTGAGAGAGTCATCCCTGGGGCAGCAG AGAAGATAGAGAGGACGGTTCAGATCGAAGCATCGACGGTAGAAATTGAGGAGAGAGGAGTGAAGCTTCGTCTCACGGTTGTAGATACGCCAGGATACGGAGACGCCATCAACAGCCAAGACTG TTTCAGCACCATCATCAGTTACATCGATGACCAGTTTGAGCGCTACCTCCACGATGAAAGCGGCCTAAATCGTCGACACATTGTTGACAACAGAGTTCACTGCTGTTTCTATTTCATCTCCCCTCTTGGCCACGG CCTGAAACCTCTTGATGTCCAGTTCATGAAGGCCATTCACAACAAGGTCAACGTGGTTCCTGTCATCGCCAAGGCCGACACGCTTACcctcagagagagggagaggctGAAGCGCAGG ATTCTTGATGAGATCGACGAGCATGGTATTAAGATCTATCACCTTCCTGATGCCGAgtcagatgaagatgaagactTCAAGGAGCAGACCAGAATCCTCAAG GCCAGCATCCCGTTTGCTGTGGTGGGATCCAACCAGCAGATTGAAGCCAAAGGGAAGAAGGTCAGGGGTCGTCTGTACCCGTGGGGTGTGGTGGAAGTGGAGAACCCAGAACACAACGACTTCCTCAAGCTGCGGACCATGCTGAT AACCCACATGCAGGATCTACAGGAAGTGACTCAGGACCTGCACTACGAGAACTTCCGCTCAGAACGCCTCAAGCGGGGCGGCAGGTTGTCCTCCCATGGTTACATTCTGCCTCTGTCTCCTGC AAAAGGACCGGAGCCGGAGGAAATGGACAAGGACATGATTCTGCAGGAGAAGGAGGCTGAG CTGAGACGAATGCAAGAGATGATCGCCAAGATGCAGGCCCAGATGCAGAACCGAGAAGGAGATGGCGACGTGTGA
- the sept2 gene encoding septin-2 isoform X2: protein MSQADKMKQGQLTNPETPGYVGFANLPNQVHRKSVKKGFEFTLMVVGESGLGKSTLINSLFLTDLYPERVIPGAAEKIERTVQIEASTVEIEERGVKLRLTVVDTPGYGDAINSQDCFSTIISYIDDQFERYLHDESGLNRRHIVDNRVHCCFYFISPLGHGLKPLDVQFMKAIHNKVNVVPVIAKADTLTLRERERLKRRILDEIDEHGIKIYHLPDAESDEDEDFKEQTRILKASIPFAVVGSNQQIEAKGKKVRGRLYPWGVVEVENPEHNDFLKLRTMLITHMQDLQEVTQDLHYENFRSERLKRGGRKGPEPEEMDKDMILQEKEAELRRMQEMIAKMQAQMQNREGDGDV from the exons CAGGGACAGCTAACCAACCCTGAGACCCCAGGCTATGTTGGATTTGCCAACCTTCCAAATCAGGTTCATCGCAAGTCTGTGAAGAAAGGTTTTGAGTTCACCCTCATGGTTGTCG GCGAGTCTGGACTTGGAAAATCCACTTTGATCAACAGCCTCTTCCTGACTGACCTTTACCCTGAGAGAGTCATCCCTGGGGCAGCAG AGAAGATAGAGAGGACGGTTCAGATCGAAGCATCGACGGTAGAAATTGAGGAGAGAGGAGTGAAGCTTCGTCTCACGGTTGTAGATACGCCAGGATACGGAGACGCCATCAACAGCCAAGACTG TTTCAGCACCATCATCAGTTACATCGATGACCAGTTTGAGCGCTACCTCCACGATGAAAGCGGCCTAAATCGTCGACACATTGTTGACAACAGAGTTCACTGCTGTTTCTATTTCATCTCCCCTCTTGGCCACGG CCTGAAACCTCTTGATGTCCAGTTCATGAAGGCCATTCACAACAAGGTCAACGTGGTTCCTGTCATCGCCAAGGCCGACACGCTTACcctcagagagagggagaggctGAAGCGCAGG ATTCTTGATGAGATCGACGAGCATGGTATTAAGATCTATCACCTTCCTGATGCCGAgtcagatgaagatgaagactTCAAGGAGCAGACCAGAATCCTCAAG GCCAGCATCCCGTTTGCTGTGGTGGGATCCAACCAGCAGATTGAAGCCAAAGGGAAGAAGGTCAGGGGTCGTCTGTACCCGTGGGGTGTGGTGGAAGTGGAGAACCCAGAACACAACGACTTCCTCAAGCTGCGGACCATGCTGAT AACCCACATGCAGGATCTACAGGAAGTGACTCAGGACCTGCACTACGAGAACTTCCGCTCAGAACGCCTCAAGCGGGGCGGCAG AAAAGGACCGGAGCCGGAGGAAATGGACAAGGACATGATTCTGCAGGAGAAGGAGGCTGAG CTGAGACGAATGCAAGAGATGATCGCCAAGATGCAGGCCCAGATGCAGAACCGAGAAGGAGATGGCGACGTGTGA